The Pseudomonadota bacterium region CGGCCAGAATACCGTACTGAATAACCTTATCAATCCATTGCGACAAAAAATATCTATTCATTTTTTACTATTGACTCCTTCCAGCCACAAATTATTTTTTATGTAACAGGGATAATATGGATAACAGCAGATGTAAGATTAAAATATTTATATCAGCGCTTCTAGTCCCTTACGGTCCAGAATGCTCAATAATTTGAGAGAAGGCCCTGCAGGGCGTTTATCTCCGATTTCCCACTTCTGAATGGTAGAGAGACTGGTATTGAGCACAGATGCCATAACAGCCTGACTGATCTTATAACGTTCCCGCAAGGAACGAATTTGCTCCGCAGAATAGGCAGAAACCGGTTCGATACACAAGACATCATACTCACGCATTGTATATTTGTCTATAAGCCCGACCTTGTGCAAGTCCCGGGCAGTTTCATGAACCACACCTAAAAGGCGACTCTTATACTTCTTGCTTTTCATGTTCGACCTCCAGCAAAGAACCTTCTCCAATGGCAACTGCAATTTGTGCCGCAGTCAGGCTAAGAAGGTCTTTTACCAATTTTATCAAAGTTGCCAGTTCATTTTCTGAAATGTTTTCACGTTCGTTCTTTTCAAAACCAAATACAAAAAACCATCGGTCATCCAGGTTCGTCGCCAGCAATGTTCTCGTACTGCTGCGCTTTCCTCTCCCCGGCAAAGCAATGCGCTTTTTCACAATTCCACCACCAAGATCTGCATCCAGCAACCCGATCTGAATTTCGAGAACAGCTATTCTCAGCATCGAATCTGACAACTCTGTTTTTTGTGCCCACCGTGCAAAATGTCGGGTTTTATAGATCATCTTTGTTAAACTATATCACTTAGTGAAACAGTCTGCAATATTAAATCCAAGCTCACACGCGGCGAGGACGGGCAGAATTTGCGGTTTATCCATAATTCTGACCAAAATTGGTATGCTTTTATCCGTATCCATTGTTATCCTTGTTAAAACAAAGATTTATTTTTTATTAACGCAACTCCTTCTATAGAAGATGCCCGGAACCTAATCCAGTCAACATACAGGTATCTATGGTTATACGCATCATCAGGATTATTTACAAGATGAATTTCCACCCTGTGTTTCCCTGCCTTGAGGTTTACCCTGAAGCGGTATACCCGCCACGAAGGCTCTTCCACAAAGCACTCGCCCACGATTTTACCGTCAACAACGACCCTCATAAGAGGTGCGATCTCCATATTAACACGATTACGTGCCCTTGCTTCAACAAAACAAGGTGTTTCATCAGTTGAAGTCTGGTGAATATAAAATTCCTCTGCAATATAATTATTTTTAAATATTCCCCAGTAATAATGTTCGCGGTTCCTGATAATAGGCTGACCAGGCGTCTTTTCTGACATATTTTCAGCCTCAATCTGCAGCAATGGCTCTATTGCAAACTTTGCACCGAGGTTTGTCAGCAGTGTACAAAAAAATCTCACAGCCTTATTGTAATTATCGTCATTATCGTATATTTCTAAGGGT contains the following coding sequences:
- a CDS encoding DNA-binding transcriptional regulator, with the protein product MKSKKYKSRLLGVVHETARDLHKVGLIDKYTMREYDVLCIEPVSAYSAEQIRSLRERYKISQAVMASVLNTSLSTIQKWEIGDKRPAGPSLKLLSILDRKGLEALI
- a CDS encoding type II toxin-antitoxin system RelE/ParE family toxin, producing MIYKTRHFARWAQKTELSDSMLRIAVLEIQIGLLDADLGGGIVKKRIALPGRGKRSSTRTLLATNLDDRWFFVFGFEKNERENISENELATLIKLVKDLLSLTAAQIAVAIGEGSLLEVEHEKQEV